One part of the Limnochordia bacterium genome encodes these proteins:
- a CDS encoding DNA internalization-related competence protein ComEC/Rec2: protein MARKPWRNFVLLSVLNRQKACVVASQNAIAYIAGVVLAAVAVDYFNVAVAIVIVGVILLATMFSYFADRSWIGCAIAATWVALGCLAYSASFQVHHQRFGYLQDQPVEITGTISTPLAQKDTNFYFLLAVNQYIDGGHVQGRIRVTIDTWAWSTDERQAVAALSYGDEVVVSGWLRKPSRASNPGEPNWQSYAYRSGYSATLYVEDPKQLQATGGNNARFPMKQLYALHQDIKSLEKDLPDDVVPFYRSLLLGDRSLFTVKQQEAIERAGVSHLLSISGTHIGLLVGVYCIVGSVFRKPRWQSTLMALPLLYVYLLLTGLQASTLRAVVGLTLGVSAAISKRPKSSLQLLILTAWVTLIINPLNVTGVGWQLSFAAVFGILALSPVFGKMLFPMPNWLFSSVAVSLGAWVGVTPLALYYFQTASLNAIVANLVLIPLFGLLLIIIFLLGAIGLVTPGWISMGGALANYVVSLFWLLVDWFAAFPGFFQVPGFSWVYPTLFYAWLIVCYPLLQETSKLPRFLSRQSRKRLLNWTMGFLAVAFWFSIFSIRPGEIEVVFLDVGQGDAIYISLPGDYHIMIDAGGRPIRPDRRPYDVGKEIILPFLRYKDVRRLDLVVITHPHVDHYGGFASVVEAIDVGMIWYNGQTASDPSFRRLWSLIEERKVPCYTVSTGDWLEVGDTHLKVLHPPRSVVANNLLGTNDASLVTMLEGNDTRFLFTGDVEIKGQRMLLADGQELDSFAMKAPHHGSTLAFDVFFNQAVNPQISVVQVGRNGFGQPGEQVLNSLKRQGVQVFRTDEDGAVIVHLWFGRRLVRTQKSRLFLRY from the coding sequence TTGGCCAGAAAACCATGGAGAAACTTCGTCCTCTTATCTGTGTTGAATAGACAAAAAGCCTGTGTTGTTGCAAGCCAAAACGCCATCGCCTATATTGCGGGGGTGGTATTAGCTGCGGTAGCCGTTGATTATTTCAATGTGGCCGTAGCAATTGTTATCGTAGGTGTGATCCTGTTAGCGACTATGTTCTCCTATTTCGCGGACCGAAGCTGGATTGGTTGTGCAATTGCTGCCACCTGGGTGGCCCTTGGCTGCTTGGCATATTCTGCCAGTTTCCAGGTCCATCACCAGCGGTTTGGCTATCTGCAAGATCAACCGGTGGAAATAACAGGGACTATTTCTACACCATTGGCCCAGAAGGATACGAATTTCTATTTCCTGCTTGCTGTAAACCAATACATAGATGGTGGTCACGTGCAAGGGCGGATACGGGTTACGATAGATACCTGGGCTTGGTCAACTGATGAGCGGCAAGCTGTTGCTGCTCTATCTTACGGTGATGAGGTAGTTGTGAGCGGTTGGCTGCGGAAACCCTCTCGCGCATCAAATCCCGGGGAGCCTAATTGGCAGAGCTACGCCTACCGAAGTGGATATTCCGCAACATTGTACGTAGAAGATCCTAAACAGCTGCAGGCTACTGGAGGAAATAACGCTAGGTTTCCCATGAAGCAGTTGTATGCATTACACCAGGACATCAAGTCTTTAGAAAAGGACCTTCCCGATGATGTTGTGCCATTCTATCGCTCTTTGCTCTTAGGGGATCGGAGTCTATTTACAGTTAAACAGCAGGAAGCGATTGAACGAGCAGGGGTCTCTCATTTGCTTTCAATATCTGGTACACATATCGGCTTACTTGTCGGGGTGTACTGTATTGTGGGGAGTGTTTTTCGTAAACCCAGGTGGCAGTCTACTCTAATGGCGTTGCCCCTGCTATACGTGTATTTGCTGTTAACCGGATTACAGGCATCCACTCTTCGTGCTGTGGTGGGGTTAACCCTTGGTGTTAGTGCCGCGATTAGCAAGAGACCTAAATCATCGTTGCAGCTTTTGATTCTTACAGCGTGGGTTACACTGATCATAAATCCCCTTAACGTGACCGGTGTGGGGTGGCAGCTATCCTTTGCCGCTGTGTTTGGTATTTTGGCCCTAAGCCCTGTGTTTGGCAAAATGCTATTCCCTATGCCTAACTGGCTTTTCTCATCTGTAGCTGTTTCACTAGGAGCATGGGTTGGGGTGACGCCGTTGGCTCTGTATTACTTCCAGACCGCAAGCTTAAATGCGATAGTCGCCAATCTAGTATTGATTCCGCTGTTTGGGCTCCTTCTTATTATTATATTCCTTCTGGGAGCTATTGGGTTGGTCACACCGGGTTGGATTTCCATGGGAGGAGCCCTTGCCAATTATGTAGTTTCCCTGTTCTGGTTACTGGTTGATTGGTTTGCGGCTTTTCCCGGTTTCTTCCAGGTCCCTGGTTTTAGTTGGGTTTATCCCACTCTGTTTTATGCGTGGCTTATTGTGTGTTATCCGTTACTGCAAGAAACATCTAAGCTACCGCGTTTTTTATCCCGCCAGTCTCGAAAGCGTCTGCTAAACTGGACGATGGGGTTTTTGGCTGTTGCCTTTTGGTTTTCCATATTCAGTATAAGGCCGGGTGAGATTGAAGTAGTCTTTCTGGACGTGGGACAGGGCGATGCAATATACATCAGCTTGCCGGGGGACTATCATATTATGATTGATGCCGGAGGGCGTCCTATTCGGCCGGATCGCAGACCTTACGACGTTGGCAAAGAGATAATCTTGCCCTTCTTAAGGTACAAGGACGTACGTAGACTTGACTTGGTGGTGATTACCCATCCCCATGTGGATCATTATGGTGGGTTTGCGTCAGTAGTTGAAGCTATAGATGTAGGAATGATCTGGTACAATGGACAAACAGCCTCGGATCCCTCCTTTCGTCGATTGTGGTCATTGATTGAAGAAAGGAAAGTACCTTGTTATACTGTATCTACAGGGGATTGGCTTGAAGTGGGTGATACTCATCTGAAAGTCTTGCACCCACCCAGGTCAGTGGTTGCCAATAATTTACTAGGTACCAATGATGCCTCGCTGGTGACTATGCTAGAAGGCAATGATACTAGGTTCCTATTTACCGGTGATGTGGAGATTAAGGGGCAGCGGATGCTCCTTGCAGATGGGCAAGAACTAGACAGCTTTGCGATGAAAGCTCCTCATCACGGCAGTACTTTGGCTTTTGATGTCTTTTTCAATCAAGCGGTAAATCCGCAGATCTCCGTTGTTCAAGTGGGGCGTAATGGGTTTGGTCAACCGGGGGAACAAGTACTCAATAGTCTGAAACGGCAAGGTGTTCAGGTCTTTCGGACCGATGAGGATGGAGCGGTTATCGTTCACCTTTGGTTTGGTCGCCGTCTGGTACGCACCCAGAAAAGTCGGTTGTTTCTCCGATACTAG
- a CDS encoding helix-hairpin-helix domain-containing protein produces MPRLTLRGKLNRHGSLLSIGLALCLFVGMSVYYYLQTKQGADVDITFHWEDQEDTGDDALHPVVQTEFNSAGKLNINKAEQVELQQLPGIGPALALRIVEYRKQNGPFSSVDELLKVSGIGQKTMEKLRPLICVE; encoded by the coding sequence GTGCCGCGCTTAACACTTAGGGGAAAACTAAATCGGCATGGAAGCTTGCTTTCTATTGGTCTTGCGCTTTGCCTATTTGTGGGTATGTCAGTTTACTATTACCTTCAGACAAAGCAAGGGGCCGATGTTGATATTACTTTCCATTGGGAGGATCAGGAAGACACTGGGGATGATGCGCTACATCCTGTGGTGCAGACCGAGTTTAATTCAGCGGGAAAGCTGAATATCAATAAGGCCGAGCAAGTGGAGCTACAACAATTACCCGGCATAGGTCCTGCGTTGGCCTTAAGAATCGTGGAATACCGTAAGCAAAATGGTCCCTTCAGTAGTGTAGATGAGCTTCTTAAGGTGAGCGGTATTGGCCAGAAAACCATGGAGAAACTTCGTCCTCTTATCTGTGTTGAATAG
- the leuS gene encoding leucine--tRNA ligase, with protein sequence MRTYDFRQIEPKWQKHWDESELYKVAEDPDKPKYYCLEMLPYPSGRLHMGHVRNYAIGDVVARFQSMNGFNVLHPMGWDAFGLPAENAAIQRGVHPVLWTKENIAYMKQQLKRLGLSYDWSREITSCLPDYYRWTQWLFLQFYRAGLAYKSGAAVNWCPSCGTVLANEQVVAGNCERCDTPVEKKHLEQWFFRITSYAQRLLDNLQKLDGWPDKVKTMQHNWIGRSEGAMLKFAIDGTDKILEVFTTRPDTIYGATFMVMAPEHPWVEELIDGADNEAEIRRFIAQVVHEDEISRTAEDTEKLGIFTGKYCINPLSGERIPIWLGNYVLMGYGTGAIMAVPAHDQRDFEFARKYDIPVRLVIQDPQAESAEDELPAAYEGSGVLVNSDRFSGLENNRAMEKIIDYLETKQLGEFKVQYRLRDWLISRQRYWGAPIPMINCEKCGLVPVPEKDLPVILPEDVEFGTDGKSPLSKHESFVNTTCPTCGGKASRETDTMDTFVCSSWYFLRYCDPHNGKQAVDKDVADYWMPVDQYIGGVEHAILHLMYARFFTMVLHDLGLVESEEPFANLLTQGMVLKDGIKMSKSKGNVVDPDRIVERYGADTARLFILFAAPPDRDLEWSESGVEGAYRFINRVWRLVQDYSPRVQKVQPTRSNDGLVGQDKDLRRAMHQTLSKVKGDIQRFNFNTAISSIMEYVNAFYQYDGDNMYLCREGLETLVLMLAPFVPHLAEELWQELGGRGSVHKMVWPQVDEEALQVEEMTIVLQVNGKVRDRVTVPVDITDDELKKLATSQESLAPFMEGKDVVKVILVPKKLVNIVVR encoded by the coding sequence GTGCGAACCTACGATTTTAGACAGATCGAGCCAAAATGGCAAAAACACTGGGATGAAAGTGAATTATATAAAGTAGCTGAAGATCCTGACAAACCAAAGTATTATTGCTTGGAGATGCTTCCTTATCCTTCAGGCAGGTTACACATGGGTCATGTGCGTAATTATGCCATCGGTGATGTTGTTGCCAGATTTCAATCTATGAATGGTTTCAATGTCTTGCACCCGATGGGGTGGGACGCTTTTGGACTTCCGGCGGAAAATGCTGCGATTCAGCGGGGGGTCCATCCTGTGCTATGGACAAAGGAAAACATTGCCTATATGAAGCAGCAATTAAAGAGGCTCGGGCTTAGCTACGATTGGTCGCGGGAAATCACCTCTTGTTTACCGGATTACTATCGGTGGACCCAGTGGTTGTTTTTACAGTTTTACAGGGCGGGACTCGCTTACAAATCTGGTGCAGCGGTTAACTGGTGTCCGTCCTGTGGCACGGTCCTTGCCAATGAGCAGGTGGTTGCAGGAAACTGTGAGCGCTGTGATACACCGGTGGAGAAAAAGCATCTTGAACAGTGGTTTTTCCGGATTACCAGCTATGCTCAGAGGCTTTTGGACAATTTGCAGAAGCTGGATGGTTGGCCAGATAAAGTGAAAACAATGCAGCATAACTGGATTGGCCGCAGCGAAGGTGCTATGCTAAAGTTTGCCATAGACGGTACCGACAAGATCCTAGAGGTGTTTACTACTAGGCCTGATACTATCTATGGTGCTACGTTTATGGTTATGGCTCCTGAGCACCCCTGGGTGGAAGAATTAATTGATGGGGCAGATAATGAGGCAGAGATTCGCCGGTTTATTGCCCAAGTGGTTCATGAAGATGAGATCTCAAGGACGGCCGAGGACACTGAAAAACTTGGTATCTTCACAGGTAAGTACTGTATTAACCCGCTAAGCGGAGAACGGATCCCGATCTGGCTAGGCAATTACGTATTAATGGGCTATGGGACGGGCGCGATTATGGCGGTGCCAGCCCATGATCAGAGGGACTTTGAGTTTGCCAGAAAATACGATATTCCCGTTCGTTTAGTGATTCAAGATCCCCAGGCGGAGTCCGCGGAAGACGAGTTGCCTGCTGCCTATGAAGGAAGCGGCGTTCTGGTTAATTCCGATCGGTTCTCAGGTCTTGAGAACAATCGTGCCATGGAAAAGATTATTGACTATCTAGAAACCAAGCAGTTGGGTGAGTTTAAAGTACAGTACCGGCTACGGGACTGGTTGATTTCAAGGCAACGCTACTGGGGTGCTCCAATTCCGATGATTAACTGCGAAAAATGTGGATTGGTACCTGTACCAGAAAAGGATTTACCTGTGATTTTGCCAGAGGATGTGGAATTTGGCACAGACGGTAAGTCACCGTTGTCTAAGCACGAGTCCTTTGTCAACACTACTTGTCCTACTTGCGGTGGCAAGGCGAGCCGTGAGACAGATACGATGGACACCTTTGTCTGTTCTTCGTGGTATTTCCTCCGGTATTGTGACCCACATAATGGGAAGCAAGCAGTTGACAAGGATGTTGCTGATTATTGGATGCCGGTTGATCAGTATATCGGTGGGGTTGAGCATGCAATTTTGCACTTGATGTATGCCCGCTTTTTTACAATGGTACTTCACGACTTGGGTTTGGTAGAATCCGAGGAACCCTTTGCCAATCTACTGACCCAAGGAATGGTACTCAAAGACGGTATCAAGATGTCCAAATCCAAGGGAAATGTAGTGGATCCGGATCGTATTGTGGAACGCTACGGAGCAGATACAGCTAGGTTATTCATTCTGTTTGCAGCACCACCAGATCGCGACCTTGAGTGGAGCGAATCCGGTGTAGAGGGCGCCTATCGGTTTATTAACCGGGTTTGGCGTTTAGTGCAAGATTACTCCCCGCGGGTACAAAAGGTGCAGCCTACTAGGAGTAACGATGGCCTTGTTGGACAGGACAAGGACTTAAGAAGGGCTATGCATCAAACCTTATCTAAGGTAAAGGGTGATATCCAACGGTTCAATTTCAACACCGCCATCAGTTCGATTATGGAGTACGTTAATGCTTTCTATCAGTATGATGGGGATAATATGTATCTTTGCCGAGAAGGGCTAGAGACCTTAGTTCTTATGTTAGCCCCCTTTGTCCCTCATTTGGCTGAGGAATTATGGCAAGAGCTTGGTGGCAGAGGAAGTGTTCATAAAATGGTTTGGCCCCAAGTGGATGAAGAGGCCCTTCAGGTTGAAGAGATGACAATAGTATTACAGGTCAACGGAAAGGTACGAGATCGGGTAACTGTACCGGTGGATATTACTGACGATGAACTAAAAAAGCTCGCTACATCTCAGGAAAGCCTGGCTCCATTCATGGAAGGGAAAGATGTGGTGAAGGTAATTCTTGTCCCTAAGAAGCTAGTTAACATCGTGGTCAGGTAG